The DNA segment GGCTCCAGGCCAGAGACGATATTGAGCTTCTTTTGATCGAAGAAGAAAAAAGAAAGGATCCGGAGGAGAGAAAGAAGTTTTTGAATGCGGCTGATCTTGTGTTCTTATGCCTTCCCGATGCGGCGGCAAAGGAGGCAGTGGCGCTTTTGGAGAATCCGCACACGCGCGTCATCGACGCGTCCACGGCACACCGTGTGATGCCCGGCTGGAGCTATGGCCTTCCGGAGCTTTCGGGGGCTCATGAAGCGGCCATCAAAAACTCTGCCCGCGTTGCAAACCCCGGCTGCCATGCCACAGGCTTTATCGCGTCCGTCTATCCCCTGACGGCCTCGGGGCTGCTCCCAAAAGAGCTCCCGGTGACAGCATTTTCCCTGACCGGGTATTCCGGCGGCGGAAAGAAGATGATTGCGGAATATGAAGCGGCGGACGTTCCGCCTTTATACGGGACGCCGAGGCTTTACGGCCTTAATTTAAAGCATAAACACCTGGCCGAGATGAAGGCGGTCTGCGGTCTGGAAAATCCGCCGGTTTTCTGCCCGGTGGTGGATGACTATTACGCGGGAATGGCCGTCACGGTCATGCTTTCCAACAGCCAGCTGAAAGGGACGCCGTCGGCCAAGGACATCTGGGAGTGCCTGGCGGCCCATTATGAGGGAAAGAAACTGATAAATGTCCATCCCTTCGGATACGAAGAGCCGATGATTGCGGCGGGCACCATGGAGGGAAAGGACAATTTAAAACTGATTGTAAACGGCCATGAAAACCAGACCATTATTACGGCACTGTTTGACAACCTGGGGAAAGGGGCGTCAGGAGCAGCCGTCCAGAACATGAATTTGATGCTCGGCTTTGACGAAACAGCCGGCTTAACCATCGGGGAGGGAGTAAATCCATGAGAGAATGTGAAGGCGGTGTCTGCGCGGCGGCCGGCTTTCAGGCCGGGGCCGTCCTTAGCGGTATCAAAAAAGGAAGAGAGAAAGAGGATGTGGCCGTGATCGTTTCGGACTGCCTCTGTGCGGCGGCCGGTGTCTACACGACGAACCGCGTGAAGGCGGCGCCGGTCTTGTTTACACGGATGGCTTTAAAGGGCGGTACGGCCAGAGCCATCATCGCAAATTCGGGAAACGCCAACGCCTGTGCGCCGGACGGCATGGAAAACGCCGTGCGGGAAGCGAAGGCGGCGGCGGCCGTCCTGGGAATTCCGGCAGAGCAGGTGCTTGTGGCCTCGACGGGCGTCATCGGCCAGAGGCTTCCGGTGGAATGCATTGAGACGGCGCTCCCAGGCATCACTTTATCTTACGACGGAAGCGGGGCAGCAGCCAGAGCCATCATGACGACGGACACGAAGGAGAAGACGGCGGCCGTCCAGTTTACGGCCGGAGGGAAGACCTGCCGTCTTGGCGGGATCTGCAAGGGCTCCGGCATGATCCATCCCAACATGGGAACCATGCTGGCCTTCATTACGACGGACTGCGCCATCGCCCAGCCGCTTTTGAGCAAGGCCCTCAAAAAGACCGTAAAGCGGACGTTCAACCGGGTGACAGTGGACGGGGACACGTCCACCAACGACATGTGCCTGGTTCTTGCAAACGGCATGGCAGGAAACACGGAGATTGCCGAAGAGAATGAAGACTATGAGAGCTTCCTTCAGGCGCTTCACTTCGTCATGGAAACGCTGGCAAAGAAAATTGCGGCCGACGGCGAAGGGGCGGAACGGCTCATGACCTGCACCGTTTCCGGAGCCAGGGACGAGGACACGGCAGAGGCACTCGCACGGGCGGTCTGCGGCTCCAGCCTCGTGAAGGCGGCCATGTTCGGCGGCGACGCCAACTGGGGACGCGTGCTCTGCGCCATGGGGTATTCAGGCGCGGAATTTGATACGGAAGAGGTGGAAGTGGAGTTTTCCTCTTCCAAGGGAACGGTTCTCGTCTGCCGCGACGGAAAAGGCGTGGATTTTTCCGAGGAGCTGGCGGCTAAAATCTTAAAAGAGGACTCGGTGGAGATTCTTGTGACGCTAAAAGAAGGAGCTGGGACGGCCTCCTGCTGGGGCTGTGACCTGACTTATGAATATGTAAAAATCAATGGGGAGTATCGGACATGACAAATTTGAATCCGGAAATCAGAGCCGGTATCCTGGTGGAGGCGCTTCCTTACATCCAGGAATATGCCGGGAAAATCATTGTGGTAAAATACGGCGGCAACGCCATGATCAATGAAGAATTAAAGCAGGCGGTGATCCGCGACATCGTCCTTTTAAATCTCGTCGGTGTCCGCGTGGTGCTTGTCCACGGCGGCGGCCCGGAGATTTCGGAGCTTTTAAAGAAGACGGGAAAGGAATCGAAGTTCGTCAAGGGCCTGCGCTACACGGACGAGGAAGTCATGGACGCCGTTCAGATGGTGCTCTGCGGCAAGGTCAATAAAAACCTCGTGGGGCTTTTGGATAAGGCAGGCGGTAAAGGCGTCGGCTTATCCGGCATGGACGGCGGCCTGTTCCAGGCAGTGCGGCTTACGGATCCTGACGGCACGGATTACGGATATGTGGGAGACATCGTAAAGGTCAACGAAAAAATCGTCCTGGATCTTTTAGAAAAGGGCTATATCCCGGTGGTGTCATCGGTGGCCGCAGGTCTCGACGACGACACCAATTACAACATCAACGCCGACACGGCAGCAGAGAAGCTGGCCGTGGCGCTGAGGGCGAAGAAGTTGATTCTCCTTACGGATGTCCGCGGGCTTATGCGGGACCCGAAGGACGACAGCACGCTGATCCCGAAATTAAAGGTATCCGAGGTGCCTGCGTTAATCCGGGAGGGCGTCATCACCGGCGGCATGATCCCGAAGGTGGACTGCTGCGTGGAAGCCGTAAGGCAGGGCGTAGAGCGCGCCAACATCCAGGACGGCCGCGTGCCCCACTCGATTTTAATCGAGCTTCTGAGCCAGGACGGCGTCGGGACGATGTTTTGTTAGGAGGGAAAGAGAAACATGACAGCCAAAGAGATCATGGAAAAGGACAGTCAATTTCTGATGCATACCTACGGCCGCTTCGAGGTTGTCCTCGATCACGGGGAAGGTGCGGCACTGTGGGATGTGAACGGGAAAAAATATATTGATATGAACTCCGGCATCGGCGTAAGCTGCCTGGGGCATAATAACGAGGCGCTGCTTTCTGCCATCGGGGAGCAGGCGAAAAAGCTGATTCACGTATCGAATCTTTACTATACGGAGCCGATGACGGAGGCGGCGGAGCTTCTTATAAAGGCGGCCGGGATGGAGCGGGTCTTCTTTGCAAATTCCGGCGCCGAGGCCAACGAGGGAGCCATCAAGCTTGCGAGAAAGTATGCCCATGACAAATACGGGGATAAAAGAAGCGGTATTGTGACGTTAAAGCAGTCCTTCCATGGGCGGACAATCACCACCTTAAAGGCCACGGGGCAGGAGAAATTCCATCAGCATTTCTTCCCGTTTACGGAGGGCTTTGTCTATGCGGAGGCGGGAAACCTTGAGGACGTGAAAGCGAAGGCGAAGGACGGCTGCTGCGCCGTGCTTTTGGAGATGATTCAGGGCGAGGGCGGCGTCCTGCCGTTAGATCCGGAGTTTGTAAAGGGCGTGGAGGCCTTCTGTAAGGAAGAGGATCTTCTTCTTATCGTCGACGAAGTGCAGACCGGCATCGGCCGCACCGGAACCATGTTCTGCTTTGAGCAGTACGGGATCCATCCGAATGTGGTGACGGCGGCGAAGGGACTTGGCGGCGGCCTGCCCATCGGGGCTGTCCTGGCAGATGCGTCCTGCGCGGATGTTTTAGGGCCGGGGAGCCACGGTTCCACCTTCGGCGCGAACCCACTCTGCTGTGCGGCCGCGAAAGCCGTGCTTACGGAGGTGAACCGGCCGGAATTCCTGGCAGCCGTGAAGGAAAAAGGCGAGTACATCAAAGCGGCCGTTAAGGCCATGAATTCCCCGCTTGTGAAAGACGTCCGCGGCATGGGGCTTATGATTGGAATCGCCGTGCCGGAGTCCGAGAGAGGGCGTCTTGTGGGAGAAATGATTGAGAAAGGCGTGCTGGTTTTGACAGCCGGCGCAGATACCATACGGCTTCTTCCGCCGCTTGTGATTACAAAGGAAGAGATTGACGAGGCATTGGGAGTGATGAAGGAGGTACTTGCAAAATGAAGCATCTTTTAAAGCTTTTGGATCTGTCATCGGAGGAGCTGATCTCGCTTCTTGACCTGGCAGACCAGTTAAAATATGAGCAGAAGCATGGGATCCCCCACAGGCATTTGGCGGGAAAGACCCTGGCCATGATTTTTGAGAAGGCATCGACACGCACCCGCGTTTCCTTTGAAACGGGCATGTACCAGCTTGGCGGCCATGCGCTGTTCCTTTCGGCAAAGGAGATGCAGATCGGCCGCGGCGAGCCGGTACAGGATACGGCCCGCGTTCTGTCCCGCTATGTGGACGGGATCATGATCCGCACCTTCCGTCAGGAGGAAGTGGAAGATCTGGCAAAATACGGTTCGATCCCCGTCATTAACGGGCTCACGGATTTCTGCCATCCCTGTCAGGTACTGGCAGACCTGATGACGGTCCGGGAGAAGTTTGGCTCCTTTAAGGGATTAAAGCTCTGCTACATCGGCGACGGGAACAACATGGCAAACTCCCTGATTGTCGGCGGCTTAAAGGCCGGGATGCAGGTGGCATGCGCGTCTCCCAAGGGGTACCAGCCGGATCCGGCAGTTCTCGAGTTTGCAGCGGGCATGGAGGGCTTTGAACTTTATGAGGATCCGAAGGAAGCCGTAAAGGGCGCTGACGTGGTCGTCACCGACACCTGGGCCTCCATGGGACAGGAGGAAGAAAAAGCTGTGCGTGCCAAGGCGTTCCAGGGATATCAGGTCAATCACGATCTGATGGCGCTTGCGGCACCGGGCGCCATTGTGCTTCACTGCCTTCCGGCGTACCGCGGGCAGGAGATCACCGACGAGACGTTTGAAGAGCATGCTGCGGAAATTTTTGAGGAGGCGGAGAACCGGCTCCATGTCCAGAAAGCCGTCATGGTGCGGCTCATGAAGGGATAAAGACGGAAAAAGCCGTTTTGTATGGATAGCAAATGAAATCCTGATGCTGTTTCGGGCGGGGAAAAAATATTCCAAGGATGTGTCGATCTATGAGCCCATCGGGACGGATAAGGACGGGGAGACCGTAAGCCTCGTGGACGTTCTGGAGGTGGACGAAAAGGAGGCCCTGGACAGCATTATTTTAAAGCAGGATATCCAGATGCTGTATGAGGTGTATGAAAGGGATTTAAAGGACACGGAAAAGACGGTTCTCCGGATGCGGTACGGTCTTCTGGGCTCGAAGGAATACACCCAGAGGGAGATTGCCGCAAAGCTCGGGATCTCCCGCTCCTATGTGAGCCGCATCGAAAAACGGGCCGTGGAGAAGATACGGGCAGAGTTTGAAAAACATGGATGAAGAAAACAGGGATAAGCAGGGATGCCGGCCGGGGTAAGAGGCCGGAGGGGCTGCGGATCCCTGTTTTTGTTTGCAATCCCCCACAAAATATAGTAATATCTAATATAGAAGAAACCAATCCCAAAACAGGAGGATACTATGCAGTTAGGAATCAGATTACACGATGTCAATACAGACTTGGCTCCGGAGTTTCAGACCCTTGAGAGCCGGGCAGAGAAAGCAGGAGAGGAGGGCTTTTCCTGTGTACATCTGGCGTTTTCCAAGGTGATGAAAGGGATCACCTTCGACGCCTGCGCCTTAAACGAAGGCCTGGCCAGATACACAAAGCGGGTGCTTGATAAAAACGGCCTGGATCTGGCCGTTTTAGGATGTTACTTAAACCTGGCCCATCCCGACCCGGAAAAGCTTAAGGAGATCCAGGGGAAATACTATGCCCATCTGCGGCTGGCTTCCCTGATGGACGCCTGCGTCATGGGGACAGAGACAGGAGCGCCGAACCCGGAGTACAAGCTGGATGCCAACACCCACACCGAAGAGGCGCTTGAGACGTTCATCCGCGGCCTGGAGCCGGTGGTGGAGTGTGCGGAACACTACGGCGTCACCATGGCCATCGAGCCGGTCTGGAACCACATTGTCTACAACGCGGACCGGGCGCTCCAGGTGTTAAAATCCATCGGGAGCCATAACCTGCGGATCATCCTGGATCCGGTGAACCTTCTGTATCCGGGAAATGTGGACGAGAAAGAGGCCGTCTTCGGCGACGCCATGGAAAAGCTGGCTGACTACATCGCCGTTGTCCACTTAAAGGATTATGTGGTGGAGGACGGGAAAATGAAGAGCATTGCCGCCGGAACCGGAGACATGGATTATAAGGAGATCCTGCGGTTCATGAAGGCGAGAAAGCCCTACATCTATGCCACACTGGAAAACACCGTAAACAGCAACGCGGAGAGCTCCAGGGAATTTTTGGAGAAGCTTTACGCCGAACTGTAAGTCCGCCATACTTGTACATACGGCAAAAAACGGCCGGGGCATGTTTCCGATCATGTCTCCGGCCGCCTGTCATTATTCCGAAAGGGTTCTGGCCCATTTCACCCGCCCGTCTATGGCAGGGCGTTCATAAAACCTGGCTGTCTTGTCCCGCTCCGTATCGTTCCACTTGTCAAAGCCAAGGGGCGAGATGTGGGCTTCATAGGTGCAGCCGTCGAACACGCAGAGCCCAAAGTCCCGCCAGGGGCGCGCAAGGAAGATACTTCCCGGCTCGACGCCGTCTTCCATGGTGAAGCGGCAGTTCTTAAAAAGAAAGCCCTTTTCCTGGCTTAAAGCATGGGCCGGGGCAGCCACATAGCCGCAGTTCCTCGCGTCCTTTAAAGAACGCAGCTCACAATTTTCAAAGACGGCCTCGCCGCAGCCGAAGATAAAATCGACGGTGCCCTCGATCAGGCAGTCAAGAAACGTCTGCCGGCACATGATGTCTTTCCTTAAAGGATCCGAAAGGAAGCCGTCGTAGCGCTCGATGAGATCTTTGGGAAGCGGCCCCAAAAACAGCGTATCCTGGGTGGAAGAGAGGGTGCAGCGTTCCATCCGGAAATTGTCCCCGTAAACGGTCAAAGCCACTTCCTGCCCCTTGGTTTCCGGCGTCAGGGAATCGTTGATGATGGACAAATCCGTCATGGTAATATGGTCGGCGCAGACCGCCATGGTCCAGGTGCGGAACGTGTTGTACTCGACGCCCTTTTCATCCAGCTTGTTTGCGTAGTCGTCCCAGAGGATCCTGGTCTTTGAGGCGCCGGCTCCGCGGATCGTAAGATTCGGCGTCCGGATCATGGTTTTTATGCGGTAATCGCCCTCTGCCAGCTCGATCACGCTCCCCGGCTGGACAGAATCGAACACGTCCTGAAGATTTTCGTTTGGAAAAACCAGCATGAAATTGGTACCTCCTGATGTGAATTGTATGATAAGCGGCTCATGGCCGCAAAAAAGCCGGAAAACTCCGGACGGTGTGATTATAACAGCATGCATATTAAAAGGAAAGGCTGCATGCCAAATAAATCCGTTTTGTGCATAAAGCGAACACCTTTACCCATGTACGGTGAAAACATCGTCATTTATAATAAAACCAGTTTGACAAACACAGTCTTATTCATCATTTTATCCAAAGGAACCCTATGAAAAAACAGCGAACTTTCCAGGAATACCGTACCATGGACCTGGCTCTTTTTGGGCTTATGCTGGCGGTATTTGAGTTTATTATCATAAAGGTATCAAACAGCAGTTTCTTTTACGACCAGCCCTTTACCGTATCCCTGGCAGGAGCCCTGACGGCGATTGTCTATATGCGGTGGGGCGCGTGGGGCGGCTTTGAGGCGGCCCTGGCAGGTTTTATTTACTGCTTCTTTTCCGGAGCCACGGTCAACCAGTTCATGATTTATATCGCGGGGAACCTGTTTTCCCTGCCGGCCGTCCTTCTTTTGGAAAAGCTTGGCTATGAGCGTGTCCGGAACGCCCAGTGGTACCTGGCGTTTCCGCTTCTCGTGATTCTCCTGATGCAGGCGGGACGAGCTGTTGTGGCGCTTCTTCTCGGGGCAGCGCCCACCGGGATCCTGGGATTTTTCACGACGGATGCCCTGTCAGACCTGTTCACCGTGCTGATCGTCTGGATCACGAAACGTCTGGACGGGATTTATGAAAACCAGAAGCACTATCTTCTCCGTGTCCATAAGGAAGAAAAGGAGAAGAGAGGGCAGTCCTATTAAATATGAAAGTAAATGGGGAGCTGGCAGATGCCTTCGCCCCAATACCTGGCAGAGATCGGGGGAGGTCTTTGCAGATACATAAAAAGGAGGCAATGTTATGAAAGTAAAGGCGGCGGATTTTCTTATCTATGACAAGGAAACGGGAACCTATCGGGAAAATCCGGAACAGGCCGTCCGTGATGACGTAGAGAAACACTATTGGCTTCACGTCGGCCGCACCATTGCAAAAGACTGGCGACTGTACCTGATGCTGGTACCGATGCTGCTGGTATTCTTGTTCTGGCGCTACTTCCCGATGTACGAGCTGCTCGGATGCTTTAAGGTATCGGACAGCGTACTTCCCGTATCGGAACAGCTCTTTTCCGGCTTTTCCTATTTTAAGCGTCTTCTGATCGGCGGCGACAGCCTGTCCGTCGAGTTCTGGAGAGCAATGCGGAACACCTTCCTTCTGAGCTTCTACGGGCTCCTGTTCGGCTTCCCGATGCCGATTGTCCTGGCGCTGTTCTTCAACGAGATCCGTTCCAACGGCGCAAGAAGCGTTTACCAGGTGCTTACCTACCTGCCGAAGTTCATGTCGACGGTCGTTATGACCTCCCTTGTGACGATGCTTGTAAAGCAGGGCTCCCTGACATCCAACATGGGTATCGTGAGCCAGGCGCTTGCAAGCCTCGGGCTGATCTCTCAGGATGTGGCAAACGCAGGCCTTTTGAACAACCCGGTATTCTTCCGTTCCATCTACCAGATCAGCGGCATCTGGGAGAGCGCAGGCTATGACAGCATCGTATTCTTCGCTGCGATCATCGCCATCTCGCCCACCAGCTATGAGGCCGCACAGATCGACGGCGCTGACAAATGGGCGCAGATGCGGTATGTGGTGCTCCCCAGTATCCTGTCCACAATCGTAATCATGCTGATTACCCGTATCGGTTCCCTTTTGAACATCGGATACGAGAAGGTATTGCTTCTGTACAACGCCAATACGTATGTAACGGCTGATGTGGTTTCCACCTTTGCAAGCCGGAACGGTCTTGGAACCGGCGCCGGTACCGGCATAGCGGCGGCGGCCGAGATGATGAATAACGTCATCGGTATGCTGCTTGTCATCGGAGCCAATACCATAGCGCGGAAAGCGTCTAACACATCGCTGTATTAGGAGGCGTTATGAAAAGAAAGCTAGAAATTTCCGAATTGATTTTTAAAATTATCAGCTACACACTGCTGACGGTGTTTGCCCTCTGCTGCCTGTACCCGTTCGTATATGCGGTATCCGCCTCCATAAGCGGAAGGGCGGCAGTGGACTACGGCGAGGTTGTCCTTTTTCCGAAGGATATCCAGTTTGACGCCTTCAAGAGAATGTTCAATGACAACATTTTCTGGAATTCCTATTCCAACACCTTGTTTTTAACCCTTTACGGAACCATCTGGGCCATGGGCGTGGCAATCCTCGGCGCATACGCGCTTTCCAAAAAGAGGCTTTTGTTCCGGAAGACCTTCAACTTTTTCCTGGTCTTCACCATGTGGTTCTCGGCAGGTATCGTTCCCCAGTACCTGAACTACCTGGCGACCAAGGCCGTGTTTAATTCCGTAGGTATCATGGACGACAAGTGGCTTGTTGTCATTGCCATGGGTATGGCGGCCATGAACATCATCCTTTTAAGGAACGCCTTTGAGGGCGTGCCCTCAGAGATCGAGGAGGCGGCCATCGTTGACGGCGCCACCGAGTTCCAGGTATTAAGCAAAGTGTACATTCCAATGAGCAAGTCGACCATTGCGACCGTGGCGCTGTTCTTCGCAATTTCCCGCTGGAACGGCTACTTCTGGGCGCGGCAGATGATCTCCAACACAAACGAGCATCCGCTTCAGGTATTCATCCGGCTGAAACTGGAACAGTACACAGACCCCGAGCAAATGGCAGGCTGGAATGAGATCTATTCTTCAGACTCCGTGATCTACGCGCTGATCGTATGTTCCATCATTCCGATCCTGATCATTTATCCTTTCATCCAGAAGTACTTTGCAAAAGGTACCAACGTCGGCGGTGTAAAGGAATAATAAAACGTCTTTCAAAAAAGGAGGAGACATATGAAAAAAAGAGCTTTAACGGCCCTTCTTCTGGCAGCTTCCATGACAGGAACGCTGGCAGGCTGCGGCCCCAAGGTTGTTGTTTCTGACGGAGGCGGAAGCACATCGGCTGCTGCTTCTGAAACAACTGCATCTTCTGACGGGACATCCACAGAGACGTCCGCTGCTGCGGAAGAAACCACAGGAGACCTGTCCTTTGCACAGGGAACCGTGCTTCGCATGGCAACTGGTTACAACAGTTCCAAGACAGGCCTGTTCTTCGACGCAGAGACGGCCGGCGAGGGCATTACCCTTGCAGACGGCAATACCTACAACGCAGGCGACTTAAAGCCAACCTGG comes from the Eubacteriaceae bacterium Marseille-Q4139 genome and includes:
- a CDS encoding carbohydrate ABC transporter permease, with product MKRKLEISELIFKIISYTLLTVFALCCLYPFVYAVSASISGRAAVDYGEVVLFPKDIQFDAFKRMFNDNIFWNSYSNTLFLTLYGTIWAMGVAILGAYALSKKRLLFRKTFNFFLVFTMWFSAGIVPQYLNYLATKAVFNSVGIMDDKWLVVIAMGMAAMNIILLRNAFEGVPSEIEEAAIVDGATEFQVLSKVYIPMSKSTIATVALFFAISRWNGYFWARQMISNTNEHPLQVFIRLKLEQYTDPEQMAGWNEIYSSDSVIYALIVCSIIPILIIYPFIQKYFAKGTNVGGVKE
- a CDS encoding sugar phosphate isomerase/epimerase; amino-acid sequence: MQLGIRLHDVNTDLAPEFQTLESRAEKAGEEGFSCVHLAFSKVMKGITFDACALNEGLARYTKRVLDKNGLDLAVLGCYLNLAHPDPEKLKEIQGKYYAHLRLASLMDACVMGTETGAPNPEYKLDANTHTEEALETFIRGLEPVVECAEHYGVTMAIEPVWNHIVYNADRALQVLKSIGSHNLRIILDPVNLLYPGNVDEKEAVFGDAMEKLADYIAVVHLKDYVVEDGKMKSIAAGTGDMDYKEILRFMKARKPYIYATLENTVNSNAESSREFLEKLYAEL
- a CDS encoding sigma-70 family RNA polymerase sigma factor; translation: MLFRAGKKYSKDVSIYEPIGTDKDGETVSLVDVLEVDEKEALDSIILKQDIQMLYEVYERDLKDTEKTVLRMRYGLLGSKEYTQREIAAKLGISRSYVSRIEKRAVEKIRAEFEKHG
- the argJ gene encoding bifunctional glutamate N-acetyltransferase/amino-acid acetyltransferase ArgJ, which produces MRECEGGVCAAAGFQAGAVLSGIKKGREKEDVAVIVSDCLCAAAGVYTTNRVKAAPVLFTRMALKGGTARAIIANSGNANACAPDGMENAVREAKAAAAVLGIPAEQVLVASTGVIGQRLPVECIETALPGITLSYDGSGAAARAIMTTDTKEKTAAVQFTAGGKTCRLGGICKGSGMIHPNMGTMLAFITTDCAIAQPLLSKALKKTVKRTFNRVTVDGDTSTNDMCLVLANGMAGNTEIAEENEDYESFLQALHFVMETLAKKIAADGEGAERLMTCTVSGARDEDTAEALARAVCGSSLVKAAMFGGDANWGRVLCAMGYSGAEFDTEEVEVEFSSSKGTVLVCRDGKGVDFSEELAAKILKEDSVEILVTLKEGAGTASCWGCDLTYEYVKINGEYRT
- a CDS encoding aspartate aminotransferase family protein, which encodes MTAKEIMEKDSQFLMHTYGRFEVVLDHGEGAALWDVNGKKYIDMNSGIGVSCLGHNNEALLSAIGEQAKKLIHVSNLYYTEPMTEAAELLIKAAGMERVFFANSGAEANEGAIKLARKYAHDKYGDKRSGIVTLKQSFHGRTITTLKATGQEKFHQHFFPFTEGFVYAEAGNLEDVKAKAKDGCCAVLLEMIQGEGGVLPLDPEFVKGVEAFCKEEDLLLIVDEVQTGIGRTGTMFCFEQYGIHPNVVTAAKGLGGGLPIGAVLADASCADVLGPGSHGSTFGANPLCCAAAKAVLTEVNRPEFLAAVKEKGEYIKAAVKAMNSPLVKDVRGMGLMIGIAVPESERGRLVGEMIEKGVLVLTAGADTIRLLPPLVITKEEIDEALGVMKEVLAK
- the argF gene encoding ornithine carbamoyltransferase, which translates into the protein MKHLLKLLDLSSEELISLLDLADQLKYEQKHGIPHRHLAGKTLAMIFEKASTRTRVSFETGMYQLGGHALFLSAKEMQIGRGEPVQDTARVLSRYVDGIMIRTFRQEEVEDLAKYGSIPVINGLTDFCHPCQVLADLMTVREKFGSFKGLKLCYIGDGNNMANSLIVGGLKAGMQVACASPKGYQPDPAVLEFAAGMEGFELYEDPKEAVKGADVVVTDTWASMGQEEEKAVRAKAFQGYQVNHDLMALAAPGAIVLHCLPAYRGQEITDETFEEHAAEIFEEAENRLHVQKAVMVRLMKG
- a CDS encoding sugar ABC transporter permease, with the protein product MKVKAADFLIYDKETGTYRENPEQAVRDDVEKHYWLHVGRTIAKDWRLYLMLVPMLLVFLFWRYFPMYELLGCFKVSDSVLPVSEQLFSGFSYFKRLLIGGDSLSVEFWRAMRNTFLLSFYGLLFGFPMPIVLALFFNEIRSNGARSVYQVLTYLPKFMSTVVMTSLVTMLVKQGSLTSNMGIVSQALASLGLISQDVANAGLLNNPVFFRSIYQISGIWESAGYDSIVFFAAIIAISPTSYEAAQIDGADKWAQMRYVVLPSILSTIVIMLITRIGSLLNIGYEKVLLLYNANTYVTADVVSTFASRNGLGTGAGTGIAAAAEMMNNVIGMLLVIGANTIARKASNTSLY
- the argB gene encoding acetylglutamate kinase; the encoded protein is MTNLNPEIRAGILVEALPYIQEYAGKIIVVKYGGNAMINEELKQAVIRDIVLLNLVGVRVVLVHGGGPEISELLKKTGKESKFVKGLRYTDEEVMDAVQMVLCGKVNKNLVGLLDKAGGKGVGLSGMDGGLFQAVRLTDPDGTDYGYVGDIVKVNEKIVLDLLEKGYIPVVSSVAAGLDDDTNYNINADTAAEKLAVALRAKKLILLTDVRGLMRDPKDDSTLIPKLKVSEVPALIREGVITGGMIPKVDCCVEAVRQGVERANIQDGRVPHSILIELLSQDGVGTMFC
- the argC gene encoding N-acetyl-gamma-glutamyl-phosphate reductase, with protein sequence MKPNVYIDGREGTTGLQIYERLQARDDIELLLIEEEKRKDPEERKKFLNAADLVFLCLPDAAAKEAVALLENPHTRVIDASTAHRVMPGWSYGLPELSGAHEAAIKNSARVANPGCHATGFIASVYPLTASGLLPKELPVTAFSLTGYSGGGKKMIAEYEAADVPPLYGTPRLYGLNLKHKHLAEMKAVCGLENPPVFCPVVDDYYAGMAVTVMLSNSQLKGTPSAKDIWECLAAHYEGKKLINVHPFGYEEPMIAAGTMEGKDNLKLIVNGHENQTIITALFDNLGKGASGAAVQNMNLMLGFDETAGLTIGEGVNP
- a CDS encoding pectin esterase codes for the protein MHAVIITPSGVFRLFCGHEPLIIQFTSGGTNFMLVFPNENLQDVFDSVQPGSVIELAEGDYRIKTMIRTPNLTIRGAGASKTRILWDDYANKLDEKGVEYNTFRTWTMAVCADHITMTDLSIINDSLTPETKGQEVALTVYGDNFRMERCTLSSTQDTLFLGPLPKDLIERYDGFLSDPLRKDIMCRQTFLDCLIEGTVDFIFGCGEAVFENCELRSLKDARNCGYVAAPAHALSQEKGFLFKNCRFTMEDGVEPGSIFLARPWRDFGLCVFDGCTYEAHISPLGFDKWNDTERDKTARFYERPAIDGRVKWARTLSE